The following coding sequences lie in one Niabella agricola genomic window:
- a CDS encoding S8 family serine peptidase: protein MKKWMTVTAVLLFGINIGEAQAVKPKIKDWHYLDYRQDGYRGISLNQAYALLQGRKSTPVIVAVIDSGIDTLQPDLKPVLWQNPKEIPNNNIDDDGNGLVDDYHGWNYLGAPDGENLSVSVSDDWRTYHRFKEQFEGKDSTSVAKGQPWQYREWKRAHQKLVDSYNSASKLIGNLRENWELAERSNTILKKALNKEVFTLKDLDSLPVADANRQWIGIWKKILEDGQTTNAGFLKGFGDYKKEQEDNLIKLTTPPEDVRGKLLQDDDYDITKTRYGNNNLTGFSGYHGTGVSSVIGAVRNNGTGIDGIADNVKIMMIRGILGKDEFDKDVALAIRYAVDHGATVINMSFGKYISPDKRWVDDAIEYALSKDVVLVHGSGNDAADIDQDDHYPNAYTIDHRFLPNMLQVGASGDASLGTLVAGFSNYGKKKVDLFAPGLEIHCAIAGDGTQMASGTSLSSPVVAGIAALLRSYFPKLKATEVVDIIKRSGTLLEEPVVKPGTTDEKVLLSELCSSGRIANAAGAVRMALERTSGK, encoded by the coding sequence ATGAAAAAATGGATGACAGTAACCGCAGTGTTGCTGTTTGGAATCAATATCGGCGAAGCGCAAGCAGTAAAGCCGAAAATAAAAGACTGGCATTACCTCGATTACCGGCAGGATGGCTACCGGGGGATCAGTCTTAACCAGGCCTATGCGCTTTTACAGGGGCGTAAAAGTACGCCGGTGATCGTGGCCGTGATCGATAGCGGTATTGACACGCTGCAACCGGACCTGAAACCTGTGTTGTGGCAGAATCCCAAAGAAATCCCCAATAACAATATAGATGATGATGGTAACGGGCTGGTGGATGATTACCATGGATGGAATTATCTGGGCGCACCGGATGGCGAAAATCTTTCGGTAAGCGTTAGTGATGATTGGCGTACCTATCACCGGTTTAAGGAACAGTTTGAGGGGAAGGACAGCACCTCGGTTGCAAAGGGGCAGCCATGGCAATACCGCGAATGGAAACGTGCACACCAGAAGTTGGTCGATTCGTATAACAGTGCTTCTAAGCTGATCGGCAACCTGCGCGAAAACTGGGAATTGGCTGAGCGGTCCAACACAATACTAAAAAAAGCGCTGAATAAAGAGGTGTTTACGCTAAAAGATCTGGACAGCCTTCCGGTTGCCGATGCTAACCGGCAGTGGATCGGGATCTGGAAAAAAATACTGGAAGATGGCCAAACCACTAATGCCGGCTTTTTGAAGGGATTTGGCGACTACAAGAAAGAACAGGAAGATAACCTCATTAAGTTAACAACACCGCCGGAGGACGTTCGCGGAAAGCTGCTGCAGGATGACGATTACGATATAACAAAAACCCGGTATGGCAATAACAATCTTACCGGGTTCAGCGGGTATCACGGCACCGGTGTCAGCAGCGTAATTGGGGCCGTGCGCAACAACGGTACCGGCATTGATGGTATTGCCGATAATGTAAAGATCATGATGATCCGGGGGATTCTGGGAAAGGATGAGTTTGATAAGGATGTGGCGTTAGCAATACGATATGCAGTGGATCATGGTGCTACAGTGATCAATATGAGTTTTGGCAAATACATATCGCCCGATAAGCGCTGGGTAGATGATGCCATCGAATATGCCCTGTCAAAAGATGTGGTACTGGTACATGGTTCCGGTAACGATGCGGCGGACATCGATCAGGATGATCACTACCCCAATGCGTATACCATCGATCACCGGTTTTTACCAAATATGCTCCAGGTAGGGGCCAGCGGAGATGCGAGTCTGGGGACATTGGTCGCCGGATTCAGTAATTACGGTAAGAAAAAAGTAGACCTGTTTGCTCCTGGTCTTGAAATTCATTGCGCCATTGCTGGCGATGGTACGCAAATGGCCAGTGGTACCAGCCTTTCAAGTCCCGTGGTAGCAGGTATTGCGGCTCTTTTGCGATCGTATTTTCCAAAACTAAAGGCAACGGAAGTGGTAGACATCATAAAAAGGTCCGGAACGCTTTTGGAAGAACCCGTTGTGAAGCCGGGCACCACGGATGAAAAAGTATTGCTTTCCGAATTATGTAGCTCGGGTAGGATCGCCAATGCCGCGGGCGCGGTAAGAATGGCACTGGAGCGGACCTCCGGAAAATAA